One region of Chryseobacterium muglaense genomic DNA includes:
- a CDS encoding glycosyltransferase encodes MKIAIVQEWIISVGGSDKVVKAILDVFPEADIYTLVAKKEICDELGINYNKVSTSIIQNLPFGVSKHRMYLPLFPYAVEQFDLREYDIVISSSHAVAKGVLTKATQLHISYCHSPIRYCWDMYQEYLIEANLTKGIKSFFTRLVLHSIRKWDVLSSNRVDYFISNSNNVKKRIKKTYRREATTIYPNIDIDGFKYSDKKEDFYLTCSRLVGYKKVGTIVEAFNLMPNKTLIVIGDGPDFKKIQKIANSNIKLLGYQSFEILRDYMQRARAFVFAANEDFGMIPLESQASGTPVIAYGVGGSLETVINGETGVYFYEQSPVAIKKAVEYFEQIEKSLDYQKIRKHAEKFSEERFKREMKSFVENKYQEFITEV; translated from the coding sequence ATGAAAATAGCAATTGTACAGGAATGGATTATTAGTGTTGGAGGTTCAGATAAAGTTGTAAAAGCAATTTTAGATGTTTTTCCAGAGGCAGATATTTATACATTGGTGGCAAAAAAAGAAATTTGTGATGAATTAGGTATTAACTATAATAAGGTTTCTACTTCTATTATACAAAATTTACCTTTCGGTGTTTCGAAACATAGAATGTATTTGCCTTTATTTCCTTATGCGGTAGAACAATTTGATTTAAGAGAGTATGATATAGTTATCTCTTCTTCACATGCTGTAGCAAAAGGTGTTCTTACTAAAGCTACACAATTGCATATAAGCTATTGTCATTCACCCATAAGGTATTGTTGGGATATGTATCAAGAATATCTAATTGAAGCAAATTTAACTAAAGGAATTAAAAGTTTTTTTACGAGATTAGTTCTTCATTCTATAAGGAAATGGGATGTTTTGTCTAGTAATCGAGTAGATTATTTTATTAGTAATTCTAACAATGTTAAAAAAAGAATCAAGAAAACATACAGAAGAGAAGCCACAACAATATATCCTAATATAGACATAGATGGTTTTAAGTATTCAGATAAAAAAGAAGATTTTTACCTTACATGTAGTAGATTAGTTGGCTATAAAAAAGTTGGTACTATTGTAGAAGCTTTTAATTTAATGCCAAATAAAACTTTGATTGTTATTGGTGATGGTCCAGATTTTAAAAAGATTCAAAAAATTGCTAATAGTAATATTAAATTATTAGGATATCAATCTTTTGAAATCCTAAGAGATTATATGCAAAGAGCAAGAGCATTTGTATTTGCTGCAAATGAAGATTTTGGAATGATACCATTAGAATCTCAAGCTTCTGGTACACCAGTTATTGCTTATGGTGTTGGAGGTTCATTAGAAACTGTAATTAATGGTGAAACAGGTGTATATTTCTATGAACAAAGCCCTGTTGCGATCAAAAAAGCTGTTGAGTATTTTGAGCAAATTGAAAAATCGTTAGATTATCAAAAAATCAGAAAACACGCTGAAAAATTCTCTGAAGAAAGATTTAAAAGAGAAATGAAAAGCTTTGTGGAGAATAAATATCAAGAATTTATAACAGAAGTATGA
- a CDS encoding NAD-dependent epimerase/dehydratase family protein: MNYFIFGGSGFIGTHLINLLKAQKPDSSIYNLDIIENTHNGNSIFVNCDVRKKINIKIPVSEKDVVFNFAAVHITPGHPDFEYFETNILGAENVIEFCEKNGVEKVVFTSSIAPYGASEEMKTETTIPMPNTPYGISKIVAEKIHLAWQNKKENVRQLTIVRPGVVFGKGENGNFTRLYFGIKDGKFLYPGRKDTIKACIYVKELVCFMLFRLNENQRNVEIYNCAYFPAFTIEQIAETMMKVTNSKRHIPKIPGFVLKAIATIVGSLGGKKLGIHPDRVKKLMISTNISGEKLANSCYQFHYSFEDALKDWYQDNDNQYLQ, encoded by the coding sequence ATGAATTATTTTATATTTGGAGGGTCAGGATTTATAGGAACGCATTTGATTAATCTATTAAAAGCCCAAAAACCTGATTCAAGTATATACAACTTAGATATTATTGAAAATACTCATAATGGGAATTCTATTTTTGTCAATTGTGATGTTAGAAAAAAAATAAATATTAAAATTCCTGTCTCGGAAAAAGACGTTGTTTTCAATTTTGCTGCCGTTCATATAACACCAGGACACCCAGACTTTGAGTATTTTGAAACCAATATTTTAGGTGCTGAAAATGTAATTGAATTTTGTGAGAAAAACGGTGTAGAAAAAGTTGTTTTTACCTCTTCAATTGCTCCTTATGGCGCATCCGAAGAAATGAAGACGGAAACAACTATTCCAATGCCAAATACTCCTTACGGAATTTCAAAAATAGTAGCAGAAAAAATTCATCTGGCTTGGCAAAATAAAAAAGAAAATGTAAGACAACTTACCATTGTAAGACCTGGAGTAGTTTTTGGAAAAGGAGAAAATGGAAATTTCACAAGACTCTATTTTGGTATTAAAGACGGTAAATTTTTGTATCCTGGAAGAAAAGATACCATAAAAGCATGTATTTATGTGAAAGAATTGGTTTGTTTTATGTTATTCAGACTAAATGAAAATCAAAGAAATGTAGAAATTTATAATTGTGCGTATTTTCCTGCTTTTACAATTGAGCAAATTGCTGAAACAATGATGAAAGTTACCAATTCAAAACGCCACATACCTAAAATTCCGGGATTTGTTTTGAAAGCTATTGCAACCATTGTGGGAAGCCTAGGAGGAAAAAAATTAGGTATTCATCCTGATAGAGTTAAAAAATTAATGATTTCCACAAATATAAGTGGAGAAAAATTAGCGAATTCATGTTATCAATTTCACTATTCTTTTGAAGATGCTCTTAAAGATTGGTATCAGGATAATGATAATCAATATTTACAATAA
- the rfbC gene encoding dTDP-4-dehydrorhamnose 3,5-epimerase, with protein MKIKSTPLKDCYIIEPTVFEDDRGYFYEKFNEQKFEELTGMNGHFVQDNISKSSYGVLRGLHLQKGDKAQAKLVSCLEGKVLDVAVDLREDSPTFGKWFSIELTSENKLQLYIPRGFGHGFSVLSEQAVFSYKCDNFYDKASEGGVLWNDSDLNIDWQLPLKDIILSDKDQILPAFTSKNF; from the coding sequence ATGAAAATAAAATCTACCCCTCTTAAAGATTGTTACATCATAGAACCAACTGTTTTTGAAGACGACAGAGGATATTTTTACGAAAAATTTAACGAACAAAAGTTTGAAGAATTGACAGGAATGAATGGCCATTTCGTTCAGGATAATATTTCTAAGTCTAGTTACGGTGTTCTGAGAGGACTTCATTTGCAGAAAGGAGATAAAGCTCAGGCAAAATTAGTATCTTGTTTAGAAGGAAAGGTTTTAGATGTTGCAGTTGATTTAAGAGAAGATTCTCCCACATTTGGCAAGTGGTTTTCTATTGAGCTAACAAGTGAAAATAAACTACAATTATATATTCCTAGAGGTTTCGGGCATGGTTTTTCGGTGTTAAGCGAGCAAGCTGTATTTTCTTATAAGTGTGATAATTTTTACGATAAAGCATCCGAAGGGGGAGTTTTATGGAATGATTCTGATCTTAATATTGATTGGCAACTTCCTCTAAAAGATATTATTTTATCTGATAAAGATCAAATTTTACCAGCATTCACTTCCAAAAATTTTTAA
- a CDS encoding exopolysaccharide biosynthesis polyprenyl glycosylphosphotransferase — MLVYFFKHLPRIFLIIDYIIINCLFIFGKLYFFEFNQKDFAQEYRAQLLLLNISWFVITIITQPYKSLKIKESSLHFNALAKSFSLLILTSVVFLLLVFSVKINYNNIILYFLLLGFFMTFTRFLLFLYRKKNRVKLGRKLYSFNTVLVGENKLSVTLLSNNDLRRALGIRGTYTLVSTETKNKYLGRIEKLFHDLETTKINSIIFCDSDIDVELYKQIIEIAEHKMIRIYMVPNFKYANLGPNYFDIVHEIPFLKLIREPLSNPKKQILKRFFDIGLSFFVIVFLLSWLIPIVALIIKIESNQSVFFLQKRSGLNNEPFNCLKFRSMKNNAIADTQTAKKNDSRITKFGAFIRKTSIDELPQFINVFLGEMSIVGPRPHMLSQTEMYSKITKKYMTRHIVKPGITGWAQVMGARGEIFSHRDMERRIEKDVWYIQNWSFFLDVKIIFLTLYNIVKGDEQAY; from the coding sequence ATGTTAGTTTATTTTTTTAAACATCTGCCCAGAATATTTTTGATAATAGATTATATCATTATCAATTGCCTGTTTATTTTTGGGAAACTGTATTTCTTTGAATTTAATCAAAAAGATTTTGCTCAAGAATATAGGGCTCAGCTTCTTCTTCTCAATATATCTTGGTTTGTTATAACCATAATTACCCAACCCTACAAAAGCTTGAAAATTAAAGAGTCATCGCTGCATTTTAATGCTCTGGCTAAATCTTTTTCGTTACTAATTCTCACTTCTGTCGTTTTCTTACTTCTTGTATTTTCTGTAAAAATAAATTACAACAATATTATCTTATATTTTTTGTTACTTGGTTTTTTTATGACCTTTACTAGATTTCTACTTTTTTTATATAGAAAAAAGAATAGAGTGAAATTAGGCAGAAAGCTTTATTCTTTTAATACGGTATTAGTTGGTGAGAATAAATTATCTGTTACATTGCTATCCAATAATGATTTGAGAAGAGCACTAGGAATTAGAGGAACTTATACTCTTGTAAGTACGGAAACAAAAAATAAATATCTTGGGAGAATTGAAAAACTCTTTCATGATTTAGAAACTACCAAAATAAATAGCATCATTTTCTGTGATAGTGATATTGATGTTGAGCTTTATAAACAAATTATTGAAATTGCTGAACATAAAATGATAAGAATCTATATGGTTCCTAATTTCAAGTATGCCAACTTAGGTCCTAATTATTTTGATATAGTTCACGAGATTCCATTTCTTAAACTGATAAGAGAGCCTCTTTCGAATCCCAAGAAGCAGATTTTAAAAAGATTTTTTGATATTGGTCTTTCCTTTTTTGTGATTGTGTTTTTATTATCTTGGCTAATACCAATTGTTGCTTTAATCATAAAAATTGAAAGTAACCAATCGGTATTTTTTTTACAAAAAAGATCAGGTCTTAATAATGAACCATTTAATTGTTTAAAATTTAGAAGTATGAAAAACAATGCAATTGCTGATACTCAAACTGCGAAAAAGAATGATTCAAGAATAACAAAATTTGGAGCATTTATACGAAAAACAAGCATTGATGAATTGCCTCAATTTATTAATGTTTTTCTTGGGGAAATGTCGATTGTAGGTCCTAGACCTCATATGTTATCTCAAACTGAAATGTATTCAAAGATTACTAAAAAATATATGACCCGACATATTGTAAAACCTGGTATTACAGGTTGGGCACAAGTAATGGGAGCGAGAGGCGAGATATTTTCTCATAGAGATATGGAACGAAGAATAGAAAAAGACGTTTGGTATATTCAGAACTGGTCTTTCTTTTTAGACGTAAAAATCATATTTTTAACTCTATACAACATAGTAAAAGGCGATGAACAAGCTTATTAA
- the rimO gene encoding 30S ribosomal protein S12 methylthiotransferase RimO codes for MRTKSVGKKKINIVTLGCSKNVYDSEVLMSQLKANGKEVVHEDKGDIVVINTCGFIDNAKEESINTILDFVEAKNRGEVEKVFVTGCLSERYKPDLIKEIPDVDQYFGTRDLPILLKHLGADYKHELVGERLITTPKHYAYLKISEGCDRPCSFCAIPLMRGGHVSTPIEKLVKEAQKLAKVGVKELILIAQDLTYYGLDIYKKRALGELLKELVKVEGIEWIRLHYAFPSGFPEDVLDIIREEPKVCNYIDIPLQHINSDLLKSMKRGTTHEKTNALLDKFREKVPDMAIRTTLIVGYPGETEERFQELKEWVREQKFDRLGCFTYSHEENTGAYVLEDDIPQEVKEARVEEIMELQSQISWDKNQKRIGEVYKCVFDRKEGNYFVGRTEYDSPDVDNTVLVSAEDTYISIGDFANVKITSAEEFDLYGELV; via the coding sequence ATGCGCACAAAATCTGTAGGTAAGAAAAAGATAAATATCGTCACGTTGGGATGCTCCAAAAACGTGTACGATTCTGAAGTGTTGATGAGCCAGCTGAAAGCCAACGGAAAAGAAGTTGTGCACGAAGACAAAGGAGATATCGTTGTAATAAATACCTGTGGTTTTATTGATAATGCAAAAGAAGAATCAATCAATACGATTCTTGATTTTGTTGAAGCAAAAAACAGAGGTGAAGTTGAGAAGGTTTTCGTTACAGGATGTCTTTCCGAAAGATATAAGCCCGATTTAATAAAAGAAATTCCAGATGTTGACCAATATTTTGGGACGAGAGATCTTCCTATTTTATTGAAGCATTTAGGAGCAGATTATAAACATGAATTGGTTGGTGAAAGATTGATCACTACACCAAAGCATTACGCTTATCTTAAAATCTCTGAAGGTTGTGACAGACCTTGTTCGTTCTGTGCAATTCCTTTGATGAGAGGAGGCCACGTTTCTACACCGATTGAAAAACTAGTGAAAGAAGCTCAGAAATTAGCAAAAGTAGGAGTAAAAGAACTGATTTTGATTGCTCAGGATTTGACGTACTACGGTTTAGATATCTATAAAAAGAGAGCTTTAGGCGAATTATTAAAAGAATTGGTAAAAGTAGAAGGTATCGAATGGATTCGTCTTCATTACGCTTTTCCAAGCGGTTTCCCGGAAGATGTTTTAGATATTATCCGTGAAGAGCCAAAAGTTTGTAATTACATAGATATTCCGCTTCAGCATATCAATTCAGATTTGTTGAAATCAATGAAGCGTGGAACGACGCACGAAAAAACGAATGCTTTATTAGATAAATTCAGAGAGAAAGTTCCAGATATGGCAATCAGAACTACTCTAATTGTAGGTTATCCTGGTGAAACAGAAGAAAGATTCCAAGAGTTGAAAGAATGGGTAAGAGAACAGAAATTCGATAGATTAGGATGTTTCACTTATTCGCATGAAGAAAATACAGGAGCTTACGTTTTGGAAGACGATATTCCACAGGAAGTAAAAGAGGCTAGAGTAGAAGAGATTATGGAATTGCAGTCGCAGATCTCTTGGGATAAAAACCAAAAGAGAATCGGTGAGGTTTATAAATGTGTTTTCGACAGAAAAGAAGGGAACTATTTTGTTGGTCGTACAGAATACGATTCTCCGGACGTAGACAATACCGTTTTGGTTTCCGCAGAAGACACTTACATTTCTATTGGTGACTTTGCCAATGTAAAAATTACTTCCGCTGAAGAATTTGATTTGTACGGAGAGCTTGTTTAA